The following coding sequences lie in one Desertifilum tharense IPPAS B-1220 genomic window:
- the psbA gene encoding photosystem II q(b) protein, which produces MTTTLQQREGGSLWSRFCNWVTSTNNRVYVGWFGVLMIPTLLSATICFIIAFIAAPPVDIDGIREPVAGSLLFGNNIISGAVVPSSNAIGLHFYPIWEAASLDEWLYNGGPYQLVVFHFLIGIFAYMGRQWELSYRLGMRPWICVAYSAPVASATAVFLIYPLGQGSFSDGMPLGISGTFNFMIVFQAEHNILMHPFHMLGVAGVFGGALFSAMHGSLVTSSLVRETSETESQNYGYKFGQEEETYNIVAAHGYFGRLIFQYASFNNSRSLHFFLGAWPVIGIWFTALGISTMAFNLNGFNFNQSIIDSQGRVINTWADIINRANLGMEVMHERNAHNFPLDLASGEATPVALSAPAIHS; this is translated from the coding sequence ATGACAACGACCTTACAACAGCGCGAAGGCGGCTCTTTGTGGTCGCGCTTTTGCAACTGGGTCACTAGCACCAATAACCGCGTTTATGTCGGTTGGTTTGGTGTGTTGATGATCCCAACTCTGCTGAGTGCAACCATTTGCTTCATCATCGCTTTCATCGCGGCTCCTCCGGTAGATATCGATGGCATTCGCGAGCCTGTCGCTGGCTCCTTACTGTTCGGAAACAACATCATTTCTGGTGCGGTTGTTCCGTCTTCCAACGCTATCGGTTTGCACTTCTACCCGATTTGGGAAGCTGCATCTTTAGATGAATGGCTGTATAACGGTGGCCCTTACCAGCTAGTGGTCTTCCACTTCTTGATTGGCATTTTTGCCTATATGGGTCGTCAGTGGGAACTTTCCTATCGCTTAGGAATGCGTCCTTGGATCTGCGTTGCCTATTCCGCTCCCGTAGCTTCTGCTACAGCAGTTTTCTTAATTTATCCTTTAGGGCAAGGCAGCTTCTCTGACGGAATGCCTCTCGGTATTAGCGGAACCTTCAACTTCATGATCGTGTTCCAAGCCGAACACAACATCTTGATGCACCCCTTCCATATGTTGGGTGTAGCGGGTGTCTTTGGAGGCGCACTCTTTAGTGCAATGCATGGTTCGCTCGTCACTAGCTCTCTGGTTCGCGAAACCAGCGAAACCGAGTCTCAAAACTACGGTTACAAATTTGGCCAAGAAGAAGAAACCTACAACATCGTGGCGGCTCACGGCTACTTTGGTCGGTTAATCTTCCAATATGCATCCTTCAACAACAGCCGCAGCTTGCACTTCTTCTTAGGTGCATGGCCTGTGATTGGGATCTGGTTTACCGCGTTGGGGATCAGCACGATGGCTTTCAACCTCAACGGGTTTAACTTCAACCAGTCGATTATCGACTCTCAAGGTCGCGTAATCAATACTTGGGCTGACATCATCAACCGCGCTAACTTAGGTATGGAAGTGATGCACGAGCGCAACGCTCACAACTTCCCCCTCGACTTAGCCAGTGGTGAAGCAACGCCTGTGGCTTTAAGCGCTCCAGCAATTCATAGCTAA